From Bacillota bacterium, one genomic window encodes:
- a CDS encoding AbrB/MazE/SpoVT family DNA-binding domain-containing protein, whose protein sequence is MRVKVQKWGNSIALRIPKSFATEINLQNGSTVNLSLKDNRLIIEPIDTGEYELEELLSKVTEDNLHKEYLVDKPVGDEQW, encoded by the coding sequence ATGCGTGTTAAAGTGCAGAAGTGGGGCAACAGCATAGCGTTGCGCATCCCCAAATCCTTCGCAACAGAAATCAACTTGCAAAATGGGTCTACCGTCAACCTGTCACTGAAAGATAATCGATTAATTATTGAGCCTATAGACACTGGTGAATACGAGCTAGAGGAATTACTTTCTAAAGTAACAGAAGACAATCTCCACAAAGAATATCTTGTCGATAAACCAGTTGGCGATGAACAATGGTAA